From Strix aluco isolate bStrAlu1 chromosome 5, bStrAlu1.hap1, whole genome shotgun sequence:
tgttaaaattccttttttttttttttttcttctagatgaAGACATActaaacagagacagaaaaaaaccaaaccaacaaaaaaacccacaggtgtTTTACACAGAAGGACCAAAAATCGTAGACTCTAGAGCCCTTCTTCAGAATACTCTCAGAAAGCAAGGAACTGTGCCTCCAGTCCACATACTTGAAAAATTCCTCAAACATCCTCATGTCCTCAAGATTTATtttccataattaaaaaaatgtttttaaatgtagttCTCAGGGGTGGAGCTGATGCTCCATGTCAGTATTTCCACTAACATCCTGGATTGCACATTCCATAAAAGAGCATAAAGTgctatggcattttttttttaaatttaattaggaatttcttcactttttgcattattatttttattattgtttttaccTTGTAGCTCCTATATTCTTGTAATGACACATAAGAAGGTGCTTAAAGGTCTTCTTGAAAGTAGCATTGCAGAGGGCATAACAAGCAGGGTTGATGGTGCTGTTGATATAACAGAGCCAATAACCTATGGTCCATACAGTGCCGGGTATGCAGGATGTGCAGAAGCTGTTGATGAGCACCATCACGTTGTATGGGGTCCAGGTGATAATGAAGGCCAGGAGGATGGCCAAAATAGTCCTTGtcacttttttctctctagaAGGAGGTGGTTTCTTTTTAGCCGGCTGTTTTGTCATCTTGACAATTTTCCGGGCTACGCTGTTCTGCTTCTCCTCCCCGTTGGCACCTACAATCTCCACGGTAGTGTTGGGGGCACAGCAGTCACCCTTTTGGGACTTGGTGACTATCCTGATGCATGTCAGCTTGGAGTTCTCCACTTTGAGATGGTCTTGGGAGGCAGAAGCCTGGCTGGCATCTTTGGCAGCTTTGTCCTCTTTCACGTTGGAAGTGACCACACTAACAGAGGTGGAGTCATTGGagctctccttctcctccccttgaACACAGTTCTCTGTCACAGTCTCCCCCGTGGTTTTTCCATTCTGAATTTTGCTGTGTTCCAAACCATCCCCACTGGTTGGGATGTTGTTATTATTTGGTTTTACTATTTTACCTTGGACAAGGCTGGGAGAAACAGCATCTTGGTTTTGGGcagcttcctttttccctttctttatcCGACTCTTACTAGCTCGAGAGATTTGCCAGTAAAGGACAGTCATGATGATAACAGGCAAATAGAAGGCTGCAATGGCAGTGCCAAAAGTAACGGCAGCGTTAGAAAAAAACTGGATGTAGCAATCCCCATCCGGGACAGTCCTTCCCCCCACAATGAACTGCCAGAAGAGAATTGCAGGAGCCCACAGGATGAAGGACAGCACCCACGCAGCTGCAATCATCATGCCTGCCATCTTAGTGGTCCGCTTCACAGGATACGTCAGAGGCTTGGTGACACAAAAGTATCTGTCAAAGCTGATAATGAGGAGGTTCATTACAGAGGCATTGCTGACCACGTAGTCAAGAGCCAGCCAGAGGTCGCACACCACAGGCCCTAAGGGCCAGTAACCTATCACAGTGTAGAGGGTGTATAGGTTCATTGAAAAGATGCCGATGATCAAGTCAGCACAGGCCAAGCTGAACAAGAAATAGTTGTTGACTGTCTGTAGATGCCTGTTGACTTTGATTGACACCATGACTAGGATATTCCCAATTATGGTGACTAGACTGAGAGAACCTGCTACCAGGACGATGAAGACCACCTCAACAGTTTTATAGGGGCTCTCCAAAGCCATCACATTTTCAGTGGAAGAGTTTATGTACGTTGAATTATTCATTTCTGTTCTGCTAGCAAGATACCCAGTTATCACTTAAGCCtgtagaggaaagaaaacaaaacagataccATAATGAAATTAGTCCCTTTGCCTTTAGGAAATGGATCCCAGAAAACCTACTTCGAAAGAGTTTAAAGGTAGAAGGTGTGTTTAGAAGAACCGGTCATCTTTGGCTGATGAAAACATCTTACAACATATAATACCCCTTAAGGAATAACAAACCAATAGAATACTTCTAAACAAGTGACAAAGACACAACATTTAAATCCATATCTAGATTTTTAAGTTCTCAGatatatttttctcattgttCTCTTATAAAACTAATATTGACTTGAAAATTTTGGAACTAGATCTGCATATTGATTTCTTTCCTACTAATAAATTAGTTCACTTTGCTCATTTCAAACCCTACTCCAAATAAATAAGTCTGGTCCTGAGGGTATGCCATTCTTGTAATCTGAGGTGAAAATGTTATTTACCAGCAGCCAGATCACATGAAGGTGACTTATGTTTCCATCTTTCCTTCATGTTCCACCTGGGTATGCTTCTGTGAGATTTATGGAACAAGTTTGTGTCATGTCTCCCTCTCATTTTCTTACACTGCAGTTAATTTTTTGTCAACACAAAGATTTTGGCACTACATCAAACTAAAGTTATTAGTCTGCCAATAAACAAAAAAAGGGTAGGTCGGTTGAAGTAAATAGAATTCGTAAACGCACCTCAGCTGAACATCTGTCTATCTAGTTAGATgcatacaatttttatttttatttcttcctttaaagttattttttacatctttttgaCTATTTGTACCTGGAAAAagggttggtttttgtttggttgccttttttttttttttaacatgatgaATTTTTCTGTTGATGTTTGCTTACTTATATCTTCTCACTTTTTTCaaatcacagtatttttattctgtatcacATAAAGCTATGACAAAAGGTCTGAAATGGATATCAGGGTAAtgataaagaaagaaacagataaaaatcaGTTCTGTTTATACACAGCAATTCTTTCTGTGCCCTGTATATCCTACCGGCAGTACTCAATAAGTAGCAATTAAACTACTAGCAATATGCATTTGTTAGAAGACCAAGAAAACCACACGTGCTTTTGCCCTCAGGATATGTACTATCCTTTTGTGCATCCCCTGGAAGTCGATAGAATGCACTAGAATTGTACAGTCAGTCTCTGAGTGCTCATTATTTATGAGCTGTGCTCAAGGGATTATTGAGGCATGAAGGCCAGATGTGACAGAGAAGTTAGGTTGTTTCTAATTGGAATATTCTCCGTTTTCCCCCACCCATAAGGCATCACTTCTTTAAGACAGAGATTCTAAAAGTGGTGGTGCAAtcaaaggaagacaaaaaattCAGTTATGTTTGGCTCCTTTATACATCAGGGATTAACGAATCCTCCTCTGACCCCTGTGACTACCCTGCTGATGCACAGACATATACAATCCATGTCACTTAAATGGAGCAATGCATTTTCACTGTCATTTCAGCACtgcatattttctttcagatgcaAAAGGAAGAAGATGATGCAAAATCTCAGCACAACAGCAAAAACTCTTCTGACCTCTAAGAAAAATAAGCAAGTCTGTCTCTGTGGAAAAGTCAAAATGCTATACCAGAGTAAAGGTTTTCTGTCTGAGGCAACTTTGTAATCTTGTAATTTATACTTAAAGAAATATAACTGGCAGAAGGTGGGGCTCATGCATTTGCCTTTGCTTTTAGAAACAGCTAAGATTTGTTTGCCAATTACATGTTGAAGTGAACACATGGATAAAAAGAGGAACATAAGACTagacagacatttttttcctactatGGATTCACAGGTACATCCCTAAAATCCTTGGGATCAGGTTCAAGAGAACAAAACTGTGAGGAGGAATACTTTAATTAAATATATGCTTTGTACAGTAAGAATAGGCTGAGTAGAATATAACAGAATTTATGCTCTGTGCAAAAAATAGACAGGACAGACATCTTTAATATATAGGACTGTCAGTTCAGCAATTCACTGTGTGCTTTTCACCCAAAGCCTCACAGCTGAACAGCTGGTGATCCAGTTAGATGTGTAAGATATCAATTTTTTGGGACAAGCTAAGAACTTCTCCCAAGCAGAGTTGTTTATGAGCATTCTTAACAGAATGCATTTTtgatgaaaagacaaaataactCACAGAGATGTatgaatttcagaaaaatttcagctgaaaagagTTTGTGATCCAGGGCTCTGCAGCTACCTCTGGTGACAGAGAGTGAGAGAGGGagcaaaaaggaaagagaatgagagagaatcagagctgaaaaaaatgtactttatgATAAAAAACCCGAGTGTTTCTCTACAATTTCATTTTGACAAAACGTtcagaggttttgttttcattccactgaagaactaaaattaattttgaaacctTGAAACTTGTTGTGAATCCAAATTACCATCTCCCAGCTAAATTTATTCTTAAgtcttttctgctgaattttttaCCCAGTTACAGTGGAAATATTGGTAATTCAGTATAAATTCCCCTGATTTTATTATCTGGGATACAAGGAGACGAATGAAAGctaaaaactaattttatttgTTAGGAATAGGATTTCACTGTGTTCTTTCAAATGGAAGCAAAGGAGAGAAGTCCCTTTCCCAGTGATCTCTCTTTGTACAAAACTTTCCTGCCATGAGAATACTGGTAGTTCTTGACTGCAAATTACACTGACACAGCTTTCTTAGGTATAGAGAAACATACCTGCTATCACTTGCTCCAGTAAAATCTTTTGCTTGCATCAATATGATTGTAAAGTGAAGCATGTGTGTGTTAATGAGAAAGTATAGGGCTGAAGAAACATTTGATTTCAACTGACATATATCATCGCTGCTGATAGTACTACCATTATATGAGCAGAGACAGGGTATGCATGCTCCCTAACCCAAGACCCCCTGAAATATGCTGGACTCTTTCCTATTGGCTCTGGTAGGGTCTGAATCAGGTCCGTAGTGAGGTTTCTGTTTCTTATTGTGGCCGCTTGCTCCCTCAGTACAGAACTGCCTGTggattttgtctttgttttgtcaTGCCATGGAGCCCATCTCTCCTGTTGGAAAGGCAGTTGTTATGGGAACAGATGTTATTCCTCAGGCAGACCTCCAGGGCAGAGGCATTTTAAGGTAATATGACCTCCCATTATGAGAAGTACCAGATCTTATTCTTGAAGGAACAGAGCTCTCCTCTGCAAGCCCATGGGTGTTTGTGTGAGTTGCACAATATGGCACTGACTCCCGTGGGCTATCATCATTTATCCTCTATGCTAAGTGCATTCTTGCTAAACAGAGAATACCCAGAAAAGGCAAGAAATTTCTCTTGTGACCTGAAAACCAGCCAagttcattttctgaaatatatttcaa
This genomic window contains:
- the CHRM2 gene encoding muscarinic acetylcholine receptor M2 isoform X1; translated protein: MNNSTYINSSTENVMALESPYKTVEVVFIVLVAGSLSLVTIIGNILVMVSIKVNRHLQTVNNYFLFSLACADLIIGIFSMNLYTLYTVIGYWPLGPVVCDLWLALDYVVSNASVMNLLIISFDRYFCVTKPLTYPVKRTTKMAGMMIAAAWVLSFILWAPAILFWQFIVGGRTVPDGDCYIQFFSNAAVTFGTAIAAFYLPVIIMTVLYWQISRASKSRIKKGKKEAAQNQDAVSPSLVQGKIVKPNNNNIPTSGDGLEHSKIQNGKTTGETVTENCVQGEEKESSNDSTSVSVVTSNVKEDKAAKDASQASASQDHLKVENSKLTCIRIVTKSQKGDCCAPNTTVEIVGANGEEKQNSVARKIVKMTKQPAKKKPPPSREKKVTRTILAILLAFIITWTPYNVMVLINSFCTSCIPGTVWTIGYWLCYINSTINPACYALCNATFKKTFKHLLMCHYKNIGATRFHFPSE
- the CHRM2 gene encoding muscarinic acetylcholine receptor M2 isoform X2; this translates as MNNSTYINSSTENVMALESPYKTVEVVFIVLVAGSLSLVTIIGNILVMVSIKVNRHLQTVNNYFLFSLACADLIIGIFSMNLYTLYTVIGYWPLGPVVCDLWLALDYVVSNASVMNLLIISFDRYFCVTKPLTYPVKRTTKMAGMMIAAAWVLSFILWAPAILFWQFIVGGRTVPDGDCYIQFFSNAAVTFGTAIAAFYLPVIIMTVLYWQISRASKSRIKKGKKEAAQNQDAVSPSLVQGKIVKPNNNNIPTSGDGLEHSKIQNGKTTGETVTENCVQGEEKESSNDSTSVSVVTSNVKEDKAAKDASQASASQDHLKVENSKLTCIRIVTKSQKGDCCAPNTTVEIVGANGEEKQNSVARKIVKMTKQPAKKKPPPSREKKVTRTILAILLAFIITWTPYNVMVLINSFCTSCIPGTVWTIGYWLCYINSTINPACYALCNATFKKTFKHLLMCHYKNIGATR